Part of the Deltaproteobacteria bacterium genome, ATGAACATGCGCCGGGCACCCTTCAACGACCTTAGGGTCCGCAAGGCCATGGCCCTTCTTCTGGACCGGCCCAAGATGAACGCAACCATCATGTACAACCAGTATTTTCTCCAGAACTCATATTACCAGGACCTCTACTCCCCGCCCTCGTCCTGCCCCAACCCCCAGACGCCATTCGACAAGAACGCGGCCCGGAAGCTCCTGGCCCAGGCGGGCTGGAAGGCGGACCCCAAGACGGGAATTCTCATGAAGGCGGGAAAGCCCTTCAGGTTCCAGTTTTTGAGCCGGGACGCATCGAGCGGGAAATTCCTGTCCATCTATCAGCAGGATTTGAAGGACGTGGGAATCTCCATGGAGATCGTGGTGAAGGACTGGGCCGCCTGGATGAAGGACATGGAGAATTACTCATTCGAGATGACCTGGGCCGCCTGGGGGGCCGGGCTTTTCAAGGACCCGGAAACCATGTGGTCGTCAAAGGAGGCGGCGCGCACGGCGGGCGACAACATTACCGGCTTCGCGGACAAGGCCGTGGACCAGCTAATCGAAAAGCAGAAGACCCTGTTTTCCGTGGCGGCCCGGCACGACATCTGCCGCAAGATAGATAAATTGGTTTTCGCCCAGTACCCCTACGCCCTTTTGTGGAACATAGATTACGTCCGTCTCCTTTACTGGAACCGGCTGGCCACCCCGGACTGGGTGCTTTCCAAGTACGGCGACGAGTCCTCGGCCAACGCCCTTTGGTGGATAGACCCGGACGACCAGGCCGCCTTTGACGACGCCCTTAGAAAGGGGACCTCCCTTCCGGCCCGGCCAGGGGCAGTGGTCTTCTCGAAGGTTTTCAGGCAGCGGGCGCAACTCGTCCCGGCCCGGATCCAACCCCTAACCTGACGGGAACCATCGGACAAAAATGGACCGCAGAACCTACTTCATCCGCCGACTGCTCCTGGTGATTCCGACGTTTTTCGGCATCACCCTAAGCTGCTTCGTCCTTTTGCACTTCGTTCCGGGCGGGCCGGTGGAAATGGCCATACTTTCCATGCGCGGCCTTGCAACGGGTGAAAGCGCCCGGTTCACCGAGTCCAAAGGGGCCGTCTCCGAGGAGCAGCGCGAGGCCATAAAGGCCCATTACGGCTTTGACAGGCCCATGCACGTAAGGCTTTACAGGTGGTACGTCACGGACCGGCTGGGGCTTGCGGCGGAATCCTACAAGTTCTCGGAAAAAACCGCGTGGCAGCTTATAAAGGAGCGCTTTCCGGTCTCCCTCATCTTCGGGTTCACGGGCTTTTTCCTCTCCTACCTCGTGTGCATACCCTTGGGAGTCGCCAAGGCCCTGAGGCACGGAAAGCCCTTCGATTTTTTAAGCTCGGTGGTTGTCTTCATCGGCTACGCGGTTCCCCCCTTCGCCTTCGGCATGGTCCTTAAGATGCTCTTTGCCGGCACGGTTGACGG contains:
- a CDS encoding ABC transporter permease subunit, with amino-acid sequence MDRRTYFIRRLLLVIPTFFGITLSCFVLLHFVPGGPVEMAILSMRGLATGESARFTESKGAVSEEQREAIKAHYGFDRPMHVRLYRWYVTDRLGLAAESYKFSEKTAWQLIKERFPVSLIFGFTGFFLSYLVCIPLGVAKALRHGKPFDFLSSVVVFIGYAVPPFAFGMVLKMLFAGTVDGFWDIFPAAGFHGLDYETLSFWGRAKDTASHMFLPVACYMIGSFAVLTILMKNSLLDEIGKDYVRTVLAKGGSMKRAVWRHAFRASLVPIATGFGSILTVMFAGSVLIEQVFEIPGMGRLSLEAIVGRDYPLFMAILSVTSILGLLGNVLSDFCYVLIDPRISFQK